The following are encoded in a window of Flavobacteriales bacterium genomic DNA:
- a CDS encoding DUF4040 domain-containing protein, which translates to MGPVAILLLVVFSAAVVAPLLQRLPVRWATGLLALVPLGAFVWFAGQVSPVVDGVPLREGYVWVNGLGFDFDFRIDGLSLLFALLITGIGTLIVLYGGAYLQRHPGLPRFFTYLFVFMGSMLGVVLSDNIFALFVFWELTSLSSYLLIGYRHGHAGTRKAALQALLVTGMGGLALMAGLILATTAQGSPVISHWAVGGGELLNSPYLTPMVVLVLLGAFTKSAQFPFHFWLPNAMAAPTPVSAYLHSATMVKAGVYLLARLAPHFGGIPGWNDTLVIVGGITMLLGAGWALVQMDLKKVLAYTTISALGLLVMSIGLASTLAMYGAILFLLAHAGYKGALFMVAGNVDHGTGTRNVEQLGGLFRVMPWTGFAAALAALGMMGFPLFLGFVAKEVLYEATLHHFWLAVPLTTALFLTGAAFTAMAILIGGKVFFGPRGRTAHSPHDVGAGMWSGPVLLAALGLLAGSLPADAIGSLTHRAVEAMRPGAGTMELHAWPGITPVLGLSLLTIAAGIVLFRLGPRLRRVKRGVRWAEQRGPEMVYERGLRMVTAFAARFTALLQSGHLRYYIMVILVTFFILLLAPIHHYGLFHPKLSFAGVDPYEWLLALLVAAAVLATVAASDRLMAIAILGVVGYGVAFFFAIYGGTDMAMTQFLVETLTLLVFVYVVWKLPRYILLTSGGHRFRDITIALVGGAVMTTIILLVTDYPLVSELKLFYAENSVPLAKGRNVVNVILVDFRALDTLGEITVLSIAGLGVLALAKLKLGKAPAKAGTFAAKRSRRP; encoded by the coding sequence ATGGGACCTGTAGCCATTCTGCTTCTTGTGGTCTTCTCGGCGGCGGTGGTGGCCCCCCTGCTGCAGCGGCTGCCGGTGCGCTGGGCTACTGGGCTGCTCGCGTTGGTCCCGCTGGGGGCTTTCGTCTGGTTCGCGGGCCAGGTCTCTCCGGTGGTCGATGGGGTGCCACTGCGCGAGGGCTACGTGTGGGTGAACGGCCTGGGCTTCGATTTCGACTTCCGCATCGATGGTCTATCCCTGTTGTTCGCGCTGCTCATCACCGGTATCGGCACGCTCATCGTGCTCTATGGCGGCGCATACCTGCAACGCCACCCCGGCCTGCCGCGCTTCTTCACCTACCTCTTCGTGTTCATGGGCTCCATGCTTGGCGTGGTTCTCTCGGACAACATCTTCGCGCTTTTCGTTTTCTGGGAACTCACCAGCCTCAGTTCCTACCTGCTCATCGGCTACCGCCATGGTCACGCGGGCACGCGCAAGGCCGCGTTGCAGGCGCTGCTCGTCACGGGCATGGGTGGTCTGGCCCTCATGGCCGGTCTCATCCTCGCCACCACGGCGCAGGGCAGCCCGGTGATCAGCCATTGGGCCGTGGGCGGAGGCGAATTGCTCAACTCACCCTACCTGACGCCCATGGTGGTGCTGGTGCTGCTGGGGGCCTTCACCAAGAGCGCGCAGTTCCCCTTCCATTTCTGGCTGCCCAACGCCATGGCGGCGCCCACGCCGGTGAGCGCCTATCTGCATTCGGCCACCATGGTGAAGGCGGGCGTGTACCTGCTGGCCCGGCTGGCGCCGCACTTCGGCGGTATACCCGGTTGGAACGATACCCTCGTGATCGTGGGTGGCATCACCATGTTGCTGGGCGCCGGGTGGGCGCTGGTCCAGATGGACCTGAAGAAAGTGCTCGCTTACACCACCATCTCCGCGCTGGGTCTGCTCGTGATGTCGATCGGCCTGGCGTCCACTCTGGCGATGTACGGGGCCATCCTCTTCCTGCTGGCCCACGCTGGCTACAAGGGCGCGTTGTTCATGGTGGCCGGCAACGTGGACCATGGCACCGGCACCCGCAACGTGGAACAGCTAGGCGGTCTCTTCCGCGTGATGCCTTGGACCGGTTTCGCGGCGGCCCTGGCGGCGTTGGGCATGATGGGCTTTCCGCTCTTCCTCGGATTCGTGGCGAAGGAGGTGCTCTACGAGGCCACGCTCCACCACTTCTGGTTGGCTGTTCCGCTCACCACCGCCTTGTTCCTGACGGGGGCCGCATTCACGGCCATGGCCATCCTCATCGGTGGCAAGGTCTTCTTTGGGCCGCGCGGCAGAACGGCGCATTCCCCGCATGATGTGGGTGCAGGCATGTGGTCCGGTCCGGTGTTGTTGGCCGCCTTGGGCTTGCTGGCGGGCAGCTTGCCTGCCGATGCGATCGGATCCCTGACGCACCGCGCGGTGGAAGCCATGCGCCCCGGTGCCGGAACAATGGAACTGCACGCCTGGCCGGGGATCACACCGGTGCTTGGATTGAGCCTGTTGACGATCGCGGCGGGGATCGTACTGTTCCGCCTGGGTCCACGTCTGCGGCGCGTGAAGCGCGGTGTGCGGTGGGCCGAACAGCGTGGGCCGGAAATGGTCTACGAGCGTGGCCTGCGTATGGTCACGGCCTTCGCGGCGCGCTTCACCGCCCTGCTGCAAAGCGGCCACCTGCGCTACTACATCATGGTGATCCTCGTCACCTTCTTCATCCTGCTGCTCGCCCCCATACATCACTACGGCCTGTTCCACCCGAAGCTCTCCTTCGCCGGTGTGGATCCCTACGAATGGCTGTTGGCGCTGTTGGTGGCGGCAGCGGTGCTGGCCACCGTGGCCGCGAGCGACCGGCTCATGGCCATCGCCATCCTTGGTGTGGTGGGCTATGGCGTGGCGTTCTTCTTCGCCATCTATGGCGGAACCGATATGGCCATGACGCAATTCCTGGTGGAGACCCTGACGCTGCTGGTCTTCGTGTACGTGGTGTGGAAGCTGCCCAGGTACATCCTGCTCACCTCGGGTGGTCATCGCTTTCGCGACATCACCATCGCCCTCGTGGGAGGCGCCGTGATGACCACGATCATCCTGCTGGTTACGGACTATCCGTTGGTGAGTGAGCTGAAG
- a CDS encoding SLC13 family permease, whose translation MSPHEWIVLAVTLGAVVLFVTEKVSIDLVALLIVASLVLTGVLSPREGFAGFSDAATLTVAFMFVLSAALLRTGAISTLGPRLSRHFRERPVMGMLLFMLTVGVLSAFINNTPVVALLIPMVVQTAHASGQSPSKLLIPLSYASIVGGTTVLIGTSTNFVVSGVMDESGLGPLRMFQQTPLGIIFLLVGVLYMAFIGRKLLPDRREETDKRTGYDLRGYLTEIELLADAPSVGKRIMDSALVKELEMDIIEIRRDGQRFTFPAGDMVLQAGDMLQVRCDVGRIRTLKERAHISVKPPLRVANDDMRSRGTTLVELVITSNSPLEGKTLGDADLIRSYRAVPLAVRQRDALVHERLYDTELRSGDVILAEIKTHFIRRIKEMGARSDAPFAILTETEGMADFNRRRFLFVALILAGVVSCASMEIIPVVVAALAGVVALVLGRTMTMKDVYEAIDWKIYFLMAGALSLGMAMHKSGLADRAAGGLVYLVGEWGGPIAILAGVYLLTTLLTEVMSNTATAALVAPIAISTAAALGLSPMPFLMAVIFGASASFMSPIGYQTNTMIYGVGRYRTRDFLLVGTPLQLLFWLIATLLIPVFYPF comes from the coding sequence ATGAGCCCCCACGAGTGGATCGTCCTGGCCGTCACCCTCGGGGCGGTGGTCCTTTTCGTCACCGAAAAGGTCTCGATCGACCTGGTGGCGCTGCTCATCGTGGCCAGCCTGGTGCTCACCGGGGTACTCTCGCCACGTGAAGGATTCGCCGGCTTCAGCGACGCCGCCACCCTGACGGTCGCCTTCATGTTCGTGCTCAGCGCCGCGCTGCTGCGTACGGGCGCCATCAGCACCCTGGGGCCAAGGCTCTCGCGCCATTTCCGGGAACGGCCGGTGATGGGCATGCTGTTGTTCATGCTCACCGTGGGCGTGCTGTCCGCCTTCATCAACAACACGCCCGTGGTGGCCCTGCTCATTCCCATGGTGGTGCAAACGGCCCATGCCTCGGGCCAATCGCCCAGCAAGCTGTTGATCCCATTGAGCTACGCTTCCATCGTGGGGGGCACCACCGTGCTCATTGGCACCAGCACCAACTTCGTGGTGAGCGGTGTGATGGACGAGAGCGGATTGGGGCCGCTGCGCATGTTCCAGCAGACGCCTTTGGGGATCATCTTTCTCCTGGTGGGTGTGCTCTACATGGCCTTCATCGGGCGCAAGTTGCTGCCCGACCGGCGCGAGGAGACGGACAAGCGGACGGGCTACGACCTGCGCGGCTACCTCACCGAGATCGAACTGCTGGCCGATGCGCCCAGTGTGGGCAAACGCATCATGGACAGCGCCCTGGTGAAGGAATTGGAGATGGACATCATCGAGATCCGGCGCGACGGGCAACGCTTCACCTTCCCGGCGGGCGACATGGTGCTGCAGGCGGGCGATATGTTGCAGGTGCGCTGCGACGTGGGCCGCATCCGCACCTTGAAGGAGCGCGCGCACATCTCCGTGAAGCCGCCGTTGCGCGTGGCCAATGACGACATGCGCAGCCGCGGCACCACCCTGGTGGAACTGGTGATCACCAGCAACAGTCCGCTGGAGGGCAAGACCCTGGGCGACGCCGACCTGATCCGCAGCTACCGTGCCGTGCCGCTGGCCGTTCGCCAGCGCGATGCCTTGGTGCACGAGCGGTTGTATGACACTGAACTGCGCAGCGGCGACGTGATCCTGGCGGAGATCAAGACGCACTTCATCCGCCGCATCAAGGAGATGGGCGCACGGTCCGATGCCCCCTTCGCCATTCTTACCGAGACGGAGGGCATGGCCGACTTCAACCGCAGGCGCTTCCTGTTCGTGGCACTGATCCTCGCTGGTGTGGTCTCCTGTGCTTCCATGGAGATCATTCCCGTGGTGGTGGCCGCGCTCGCCGGTGTGGTGGCCTTGGTACTGGGCCGCACCATGACGATGAAGGACGTCTACGAGGCGATCGACTGGAAGATCTACTTCCTGATGGCGGGCGCATTGAGCCTGGGCATGGCCATGCACAAGAGCGGACTGGCCGACCGCGCGGCCGGTGGTCTGGTCTATCTGGTGGGCGAATGGGGCGGACCGATCGCGATCCTGGCCGGGGTCTACCTGCTCACCACCCTGCTCACCGAGGTGATGAGCAATACGGCCACGGCGGCGCTGGTGGCGCCGATCGCCATCAGCACCGCGGCCGCTTTGGGTCTGAGCCCCATGCCCTTTCTCATGGCCGTGATCTTCGGGGCCAGCGCCAGCTTCATGTCGCCCATCGGCTACCAGACCAACACCATGATCTACGGCGTGGGCCGCTACCGGACCAGAGATTTCCTGTTGGTGGGAACGCCGCTGCAGCTGCTCTTCTGGCTCATCGCCACGCTGCTGATCCCCGTGTTCTATCCCTTTTGA
- a CDS encoding SDR family oxidoreductase translates to MTNNHDRPILVTGGAGFIGSHLCEALVERGAEVRCLDNLATGSRANIAHLEGRPGFRFIEGDIRSADDCRTAVEGAGVVLHLAALGSVPRSIADPLSTHAVNNTGFLHMLEAARLTGVRRFVYASSSSVYGDSTTLPKQEDQIGRPLSPYAVTKAANEAYAGLYHRLHGMGTIGLRFFNVFGERQDPNGPYAAAIPRFIQRMLRHEAPQVHGDGQQSRDFTYVGNAVQALLAAMDAEDPGCLGNVFNVAYGQRTTVLELLAILRSELARYDPVIGTLGVEHVETRQGDVRDSLADISRARELLGFVPLHDLRSGLARAVPWYLRNWGGKPLLSVAR, encoded by the coding sequence ATGACCAACAACCACGACCGCCCCATCCTCGTCACCGGCGGGGCGGGCTTCATTGGCAGCCACCTCTGCGAGGCCTTGGTGGAGCGCGGCGCCGAAGTGCGTTGTTTGGACAACCTGGCCACGGGATCCCGCGCCAACATCGCACATCTGGAGGGCCGCCCCGGCTTCCGTTTCATCGAGGGGGACATCCGCAGCGCCGACGATTGCCGCACCGCCGTGGAGGGTGCCGGTGTGGTGCTGCATCTGGCCGCACTGGGTTCCGTGCCACGCTCCATCGCCGATCCGCTCTCCACCCACGCGGTGAACAATACCGGCTTCCTCCACATGCTGGAGGCCGCGCGCCTCACCGGGGTGCGCCGCTTCGTTTACGCCTCCAGTTCCAGCGTTTATGGCGACAGCACCACCCTGCCCAAGCAGGAGGACCAGATCGGCCGGCCGCTTTCGCCCTACGCGGTGACCAAGGCCGCGAATGAAGCCTACGCGGGACTCTACCATCGCCTGCATGGCATGGGCACCATCGGCCTGCGCTTCTTCAACGTCTTCGGTGAACGGCAGGACCCCAACGGCCCCTATGCCGCGGCCATCCCGCGCTTCATCCAGCGCATGCTGCGGCATGAGGCGCCCCAGGTGCATGGTGATGGACAGCAGTCGCGCGACTTCACCTACGTGGGCAATGCCGTGCAGGCCCTGCTGGCCGCCATGGACGCCGAAGACCCGGGCTGTCTGGGCAATGTGTTCAATGTGGCCTATGGGCAGCGCACCACGGTTTTGGAGCTGCTGGCCATCCTGCGCAGCGAATTGGCGCGGTACGATCCCGTGATCGGCACCTTGGGCGTGGAGCACGTGGAAACGCGCCAGGGCGATGTGCGCGATTCGCTGGCGGATATCTCTCGGGCACGTGAGCTGTTGGGCTTTGTACCCCTGCACGACCTGCGCAGCGGACTGGCGCGCGCCGTACCCTGGTACCTGCGCAACTGGGGTGGCAAGCCGCTCCTTTCGGTGGCGCGTTGA
- a CDS encoding IS1595 family transposase, giving the protein MRTWLYAFGIVADAKKGLSALQLHRNLGVSYPTAWAMYHKIRDLMAMEQADMDPLNDVVEMDETFVGGKPRKPNLVRMTAGQRVAMNQRVKDAKADGFDLRPLRGNPARVATNVKRGRGTKKVPVVGIVQRDGTVVAQVMRSLTAKNLRAMVERHVATEDALLITDNYSGYSRLDRIIDHIKIDHARAYSYKGVNTNTIESFWALMKRGIVGQYHQVSPKHLPRYVCEFAFKYNNRHHDDMFETLVENAIRPTS; this is encoded by the coding sequence TTGCGCACGTGGCTCTATGCCTTCGGTATCGTGGCCGATGCGAAGAAGGGCCTCAGTGCGTTGCAGCTACACCGCAACCTTGGGGTAAGTTACCCAACGGCATGGGCCATGTACCACAAGATCCGGGACCTTATGGCCATGGAGCAGGCCGACATGGACCCGCTCAACGACGTGGTGGAAATGGACGAGACCTTCGTGGGCGGCAAGCCGCGCAAGCCCAACCTTGTACGCATGACGGCGGGGCAGCGCGTTGCCATGAACCAGCGTGTGAAGGATGCCAAGGCCGACGGCTTCGACCTGCGGCCCCTGCGTGGCAACCCGGCGCGGGTGGCCACCAACGTAAAGCGCGGGCGCGGCACCAAGAAGGTGCCGGTGGTGGGCATTGTGCAGCGTGACGGCACCGTGGTGGCCCAAGTGATGCGCTCCCTAACGGCCAAGAACCTGCGGGCCATGGTGGAACGGCACGTGGCCACCGAGGACGCCTTGCTGATCACGGACAACTACTCGGGCTACTCCCGCCTTGACCGGATCATTGACCACATCAAGATCGACCACGCCCGTGCCTACTCATACAAGGGCGTGAACACCAACACCATCGAAAGTTTCTGGGCGCTCATGAAGCGCGGCATCGTGGGCCAATACCACCAGGTAAGCCCCAAACACCTGCCGCGCTACGTGTGCGAGTTCGCCTTCAAATACAACAACCGGCACCATGACGACATGTTCGAGACGTTGGTGGAAAATGCCATCCGCCCAACATCTTAA
- a CDS encoding T9SS type A sorting domain-containing protein codes for MAIDVDEDGLLAVGGHVSHPEWGPITQYPTVAPPGAFTRSDGGGFFLVFDEQYQIKWCTQWGQQAPETMIRDMRIAPAEEGVKHMWITGSTASWFTYPNSAPLDVVPPTGGQGFYQPTDPSQFSMFVAKLDITHTHQIELSTYWGSNSIDVAYALALHEDQLWVVGSTLASTLDPDKAPYPGGGNYHRIVTNGETEAVILCFRTDPWDLWYGTLYGGSDKDVILSVTSDGAGRIYMIGDSRSPTGTLGSGNPPAYFAMENHGIPWTRDAFLIGIQAPPGQAPHLFWRTAFGGAGTERGWGIAATSDEVFICGATASQRAWGAGPMDFPLVEYQPGIPLGYFQYVNNYGTGSNPFAPWYDMEYFLDFHPWMLAQPEGIPWGYDAFMASFDVSATVGIPPLNSLWDTAGLHAVLLDQNGLWQLDLPGQGPWNIALYDAGGRLVEQIHVQHPQPTISLVARASGIYAIRVLNNHGAVYSSKLFKP; via the coding sequence ATGGCCATCGATGTGGATGAGGACGGACTACTGGCAGTGGGCGGGCACGTGAGCCATCCTGAATGGGGGCCGATCACGCAATACCCCACCGTAGCGCCCCCAGGTGCTTTCACAAGATCCGATGGTGGAGGGTTCTTCCTCGTTTTCGATGAACAGTACCAGATCAAGTGGTGTACCCAATGGGGCCAGCAAGCACCGGAGACGATGATCAGGGACATGCGCATCGCCCCTGCGGAGGAAGGCGTCAAGCACATGTGGATCACGGGTTCCACGGCCAGTTGGTTCACCTACCCCAACAGCGCTCCCTTGGATGTGGTACCTCCAACAGGTGGCCAGGGATTCTACCAACCAACGGATCCGAGCCAATTCTCGATGTTCGTGGCCAAGCTCGACATCACACATACGCATCAGATCGAGTTGAGCACCTATTGGGGAAGCAACAGCATTGATGTCGCCTATGCCTTGGCGTTGCATGAGGACCAGCTCTGGGTGGTGGGCAGCACATTGGCTTCAACCCTGGACCCCGATAAAGCGCCCTACCCTGGCGGGGGCAATTACCACAGGATCGTCACGAACGGTGAAACCGAGGCGGTCATCCTATGCTTCAGGACGGACCCATGGGACTTGTGGTACGGTACCTTGTACGGCGGCAGCGACAAGGACGTGATCCTGAGTGTGACATCGGACGGCGCTGGCCGGATCTACATGATCGGCGACAGCCGCAGCCCAACAGGTACATTGGGCAGCGGCAATCCGCCAGCCTACTTTGCCATGGAGAACCATGGCATACCCTGGACGCGGGACGCCTTCCTGATCGGCATTCAGGCCCCTCCAGGCCAAGCACCGCATCTTTTCTGGCGTACCGCTTTCGGCGGTGCAGGAACCGAACGGGGCTGGGGGATCGCCGCCACATCCGACGAGGTTTTCATCTGTGGCGCCACGGCCTCGCAGCGCGCCTGGGGTGCCGGTCCCATGGATTTCCCTTTGGTGGAGTATCAACCAGGGATCCCATTGGGGTATTTCCAGTACGTGAACAACTACGGTACTGGCAGCAATCCTTTCGCGCCTTGGTACGACATGGAGTACTTCCTGGACTTCCATCCATGGATGCTCGCCCAACCCGAAGGGATCCCATGGGGCTATGATGCCTTCATGGCCTCGTTCGACGTGTCAGCTACAGTTGGCATCCCTCCGCTCAACAGCTTGTGGGATACTGCGGGCCTTCACGCAGTACTCCTGGATCAGAATGGCCTTTGGCAATTGGACCTGCCAGGCCAGGGTCCATGGAACATCGCATTGTACGACGCTGGGGGTCGGTTGGTGGAGCAGATCCATGTCCAACACCCCCAGCCCACCATATCGTTGGTTGCCCGAGCAAGTGGGATATACGCCATCCGGGTCTTGAATAACCACGGTGCGGTCTATTCCTCCAAGCTTTTCAAACCATGA
- a CDS encoding T9SS type A sorting domain-containing protein, whose product MPQSQLYFTGFADTLCGPETANVFTFDGQQAQPWAPFAQVPPHTGNYTAWVFDLHGKTYVTGLYLSPLTGEWTSMMRYDHATQQWEAVPGWNTMGAVKDFTIRNDTLWLCGAFREATGGPADLVVGYDGEQWIRLGTGLAHLTPANGAALNLEWYRDELWVCGAFHNAGGIPVDRLAKWNGNQWCRPPGTFSSAAYLSDLAVWRDSLYVCGGLTTIDGVTMNGVAQWIGGDAVEECSEAVSVPAPQHSSEVVLHPNPVTQSFFLSGLPAHAAQVVVTDLAGRPVLHRTASLNSIEVGRLSPGLYLVMVLDRRGGRLAASRFVKE is encoded by the coding sequence ATGCCACAATCCCAATTGTACTTCACCGGCTTCGCCGATACGCTGTGCGGGCCTGAGACGGCCAACGTCTTCACCTTTGATGGGCAGCAGGCCCAACCCTGGGCACCCTTCGCGCAAGTACCACCGCACACGGGCAACTACACCGCATGGGTCTTCGATCTCCATGGCAAGACCTATGTGACCGGGCTGTACCTCAGTCCCCTTACCGGGGAGTGGACCTCCATGATGCGGTACGACCATGCCACCCAACAATGGGAAGCCGTGCCCGGCTGGAACACCATGGGGGCCGTGAAGGACTTCACGATACGCAACGACACGCTTTGGTTGTGCGGCGCATTCCGCGAAGCCACTGGCGGTCCGGCCGATCTGGTGGTGGGCTACGACGGGGAGCAATGGATACGCTTGGGTACCGGCCTGGCCCATCTGACCCCTGCCAACGGTGCGGCTTTGAACCTGGAATGGTACCGTGATGAACTCTGGGTGTGCGGCGCTTTCCACAACGCCGGTGGCATCCCGGTGGACCGCCTGGCCAAGTGGAACGGCAACCAGTGGTGCCGGCCGCCTGGCACTTTTTCCAGCGCCGCCTACCTCAGCGACCTGGCCGTTTGGCGCGACAGTCTCTACGTATGCGGTGGCCTCACGACCATCGATGGGGTGACCATGAATGGAGTGGCACAATGGATCGGTGGCGATGCTGTGGAAGAATGCAGCGAAGCCGTCTCCGTCCCCGCCCCGCAACACTCCTCCGAAGTGGTCCTCCACCCCAATCCGGTCACCCAGAGCTTCTTCCTTTCAGGTCTTCCGGCCCATGCCGCACAGGTGGTGGTCACCGACCTGGCCGGCCGGCCTGTCCTCCACCGGACCGCATCCCTCAACAGCATCGAAGTGGGCCGCTTGTCACCAGGACTCTACCTCGTTATGGTCTTGGATCGGCGTGGTGGACGCCTTGCGGCTTCGCGATTCGTGAAAGAGTAG
- a CDS encoding class I SAM-dependent methyltransferase, which yields MRDIFQWEVRTWSRALPLWEQHLPKHRPASALGIGEREGGLSLLLATLGFDTHCTDLHPFTAATLASHGDIQGDGRITYGQEDVLQLSHADATFDVVFFKSVIGALGSKDKQMRAIREMHRVLKPGGVLLFAENLQGTRLHRWLRKRFVAWEHRWRYLHILHDRDLFAPFAELHTGSTGLLANLGRSEKQRDLLARLDGLLMPMVPKRWRTVWYGVAIKPEALAGPFPPA from the coding sequence TTGAGAGACATCTTCCAATGGGAGGTGCGCACCTGGTCGCGGGCCTTGCCGCTGTGGGAGCAGCACTTGCCCAAACATCGTCCGGCCTCCGCGCTGGGCATCGGCGAGCGGGAGGGAGGTCTCAGCCTTTTGCTCGCCACGCTCGGCTTCGACACCCATTGCACCGACCTGCATCCGTTCACGGCGGCCACGCTTGCATCGCACGGCGACATCCAGGGCGATGGCCGGATCACGTATGGCCAGGAGGATGTGCTGCAGCTATCGCACGCGGACGCCACCTTCGACGTGGTCTTCTTCAAGAGCGTGATCGGGGCGCTGGGCAGCAAGGACAAGCAGATGCGCGCCATACGCGAGATGCACCGTGTGCTGAAGCCCGGCGGGGTGCTGCTCTTCGCGGAGAACCTGCAAGGGACCCGCCTCCATCGCTGGCTGCGGAAGCGCTTCGTGGCCTGGGAACACCGCTGGCGATACCTGCACATCCTGCACGATCGCGACCTCTTCGCGCCCTTCGCTGAGCTGCACACGGGCAGCACCGGTCTGCTCGCCAATCTGGGCCGCAGCGAAAAGCAACGCGATCTCCTCGCCCGCCTGGATGGCCTGCTGATGCCAATGGTGCCAAAGCGCTGGCGCACGGTATGGTATGGTGTGGCGATCAAGCCCGAAGCCCTCGCCGGTCCATTTCCGCCGGCCTGA
- the rny gene encoding ribonuclease Y, translated as MDIISIIIGLLAGLVAGGAIVFAALNSVMKKRRSGILKEAEAEGEALKKEKILQAKEKFLQLKEQHEKEVRERERNVQQAQEKAKQRESQLSRQQQELANKEKQVDRLKGELEQKLEGLERRREESEKLHAKQVSLLENISGLNGEEAKKQLVESLKDEARTAAMAHIKDAQEEARLTANKEAKRIVIQTIQRVATEHAIENAVSVFHIENDDVKGRIIGREGRNIRTLEEMTGVEIVVDDTPGAIILSCFDAVRREVARLALHQLVKDGRIHPARIEEIVNKTRKHLEEEIMEVGKRTCIDLGIHGLHNELIRMVGRMKYRSSYGQNLLQHSREVANLSAIMAAELGLNPKVAKRAGLLHDIGKVPDEDPELPHAILGMKLAEKYGEKPDVCNAIGAHHDEIEMTTLLSPIVQACDAISGARPGARREATEAYIQRLKDLESLAMSYQGVTKAFAIQAGRELRVMVESEKITDQQSDELSMSIADRIMNEMTYPGQVKITVIREKRSVAVAK; from the coding sequence ATGGACATCATCAGCATCATCATCGGCCTCCTGGCCGGCCTCGTGGCCGGTGGGGCCATCGTATTCGCCGCGCTCAACAGCGTGATGAAGAAACGCCGCTCGGGCATCCTCAAGGAAGCGGAGGCCGAGGGCGAGGCCCTCAAGAAGGAGAAGATCCTGCAGGCCAAGGAGAAGTTCCTGCAACTGAAGGAACAGCATGAGAAGGAGGTGCGCGAGCGTGAACGCAACGTGCAGCAGGCCCAGGAGAAGGCCAAGCAGCGCGAATCCCAGCTCAGCCGCCAGCAGCAGGAACTCGCCAACAAGGAGAAGCAGGTGGACCGCCTGAAGGGCGAGTTGGAACAGAAGCTTGAAGGCTTGGAACGTCGTCGCGAGGAAAGTGAGAAACTCCACGCCAAGCAGGTGTCCCTGCTGGAGAACATCAGCGGCCTGAATGGTGAGGAGGCCAAGAAGCAATTGGTGGAGAGCCTCAAGGACGAGGCCCGCACCGCCGCCATGGCCCACATCAAGGACGCGCAGGAGGAGGCCCGCCTCACCGCCAACAAGGAGGCCAAGCGCATCGTCATCCAGACCATCCAGCGGGTGGCCACCGAGCACGCCATCGAGAACGCCGTGAGCGTGTTCCACATCGAGAACGACGACGTCAAGGGCCGCATCATCGGCCGCGAGGGGCGCAACATCCGCACGCTGGAGGAAATGACCGGCGTGGAGATCGTGGTGGACGACACCCCAGGGGCCATCATCCTCAGCTGCTTCGACGCCGTTCGCCGCGAGGTGGCCCGTCTGGCCCTCCACCAGCTGGTGAAGGACGGCCGCATCCACCCGGCCCGCATCGAGGAGATCGTGAACAAGACGCGCAAGCACCTGGAGGAGGAGATCATGGAGGTGGGCAAGCGCACCTGCATCGACCTGGGCATCCACGGCCTGCACAACGAGCTCATCCGCATGGTGGGCCGCATGAAGTACCGCAGCAGCTACGGCCAGAACCTGCTGCAGCACAGCCGCGAGGTGGCCAACCTCAGCGCCATCATGGCCGCCGAACTGGGCCTCAACCCCAAGGTGGCCAAACGCGCGGGTCTGCTGCACGACATCGGCAAGGTGCCCGACGAGGATCCCGAGCTGCCGCACGCCATCCTGGGCATGAAGCTGGCCGAGAAGTACGGCGAGAAGCCCGACGTGTGCAACGCCATCGGCGCCCACCACGACGAGATCGAGATGACCACGCTGCTCAGTCCCATCGTGCAGGCCTGCGACGCCATCAGCGGTGCCCGCCCCGGTGCCCGCCGCGAGGCCACCGAAGCCTACATCCAGCGCCTCAAGGACCTGGAGAGCCTGGCCATGAGCTACCAAGGCGTCACCAAGGCCTTCGCCATCCAGGCCGGCCGCGAATTGCGCGTGATGGTGGAGAGCGAAAAGATCACCGACCAACAGAGCGATGAGCTGAGCATGAGCATCGCCGACCGCATCATGAACGAGATGACCTATCCCGGCCAGGTGAAGATCACGGTGATCAGGGAGAAGCGATCGGTCGCGGTGGCCAAGTAG
- a CDS encoding cell division protein ZapA yields MEDRSVRIELAGRAYPLIIHAGEEVNVRRAVDEINESISRLKASHPLIDRQDQLAMAALEVTVRALNSATPEHEAEVEAAVAALEGLLSDRRV; encoded by the coding sequence ATGGAAGACCGATCGGTAAGGATAGAACTCGCAGGCCGTGCGTACCCCCTCATCATCCATGCGGGTGAAGAGGTGAACGTGCGCAGGGCCGTGGATGAGATCAACGAGAGCATTTCGCGACTCAAAGCCAGCCACCCGCTGATCGATCGGCAGGACCAACTGGCCATGGCCGCCTTGGAGGTGACGGTGCGCGCGCTCAACAGCGCCACCCCGGAGCACGAGGCGGAAGTGGAGGCGGCGGTGGCCGCGCTCGAAGGCTTGCTCTCCGATCGGCGGGTCTGA